The stretch of DNA TCCAACCTCTTGGGCAAGGAGCTAATATATTTAAAAAAGCTGCCCCTTCTGTATAGATAGCTTTTTCTGCCTTTTCATGTAAATCTTTTATGTTTAAATGAGTCCTCCATAGCCTTTAAAAACTCTTTCTCTTCCATGACTCCACTCACTTTTACAACTGCTCCAAGCATTGGTGTATTTGGGAAATTTTTTCCTAATGTTTCTTCAGATATTGTTCTAGCATCACAAGTAAATACTTTTCCCTTATATCCCTTTAAAAAAGGGATATAATCTGAAGCTGATCTAGAAGAATTAATAATTATAGCTCCATCTTCCTTTAATCCTTTTGTAACATCTACACTTTCTATAAGTGTTTCATCAACTACAACTACAAAATCTGGTTCATAAATATTTGAATGGACTCTTACTGGATTTTTAAAAATACGATTATATGCCGTTATTGGAGCTCCCATTCTTTCAGGTCCATATTCTGGAAAACCTTGTACATACATACCACCACTAAATGCAGCATCTGCAAGAAGCAAAGAGGCTGTCTTAGCTCCCTGTCCACCTCTTCCATGCCATCTAATTTCAAATATTTCTCTCATATCCTACCTTCCTTTCATCTTAGATAGCTCCAAATTTATTAGGAGCTATCTAATTTCATACTTACAATCTACCTAATAATGTCTTTTATTATTGTTATCCTACTTCTTATTCTATTCTGTTCTATTCTCTACTTTTTTCCCTAATTTAAATCCAGCTATTTTATTTACCATTATAGCTATTGCTCCGTCTCCTGTTACATTACATGCAGTTCCAAAACTATCCTGTGTTAAATAAAGAGCTATCATTAAAGATTGTAACTCTGGTCCAAATCCTAACATACTCTCTAATAATCCAAGAGCTGCCATAACTGCTCCTCCTGGTACTCCTGGAGCAGCAACCATTGTTACTCCTAACATTAATATGAAGCCAAACATTCCTGAAAATGTTATTGGCATTCCATTTAACATCATCACAGCCATAGAACAACTTACTAAAGTAATTGTACTTCCAGATAAGTGAATTGTTGCACATAAAGGAATTGTAAAGTCTGCTATACCATCATTAACCCCATTTTCTTTAGTTTGTCTTAAAGTTACTGGAATAGTCGCTGCTGATGACTGTGTTCCAATTGCTGTAAAATAAGCAGGCAACATTTTTCTTATTAAAACTATAGAATTAGCACTACTTAAAGTCCCTGCTACTGTATATTGAATTAATAAAATTATATAGTGTAATATTATAATTATTCCAAATACTTTGGCAAATACTGACATTATTTTTACAATTTCTCCTGCATAAGTCATATTAGCAAATATTCCTGCTACATATAGTGGTAAAAATGGAATAATTATATTTGTTATGATTTTTTCTACTATTGTTTGTATTTCATTCATGAAGTTTTTTATTGTAGTTCCTTCTACAATTGCTATTCCTATCCCTAAAATAAAAGCCATTAATAAAGCTGTCATAACCCCCATAATAGGTGGCATCTCTACAGTAATATACCCACTTAATAGTCCAGCTTCAGGACTATTTTCTGCTATTGTCCCTAATGTACTTGGAAGTATTTTTTTTAATAAAACAGAGTTAGCAAAATAAGCAACACTACCTGATATAATTGTTGAACCATATGCCAATGCAGTTGTTATAGCTAATAATTTCCCAGCTTTTTTCCCAAGATCTCCAATACCTGGAGCTACGAAACCTATAATTATCAATGGTATTACAAATTGTAAAAAGTTACCAAATATTCCATTAAAGGTTATCATTAATCTCAGTAATGGTACAAACCCCACTTTTCCTAAAATAATTCCCACAATTAATCCTAATATAAGTCTTGGTAATAATCCTAATTTTTTCATAGTTGTCCACTTCCCTTTTATTTTTTAATATTTGTAGTTACTATTTCATTTCATATCCTGCTTCTTTAATTTTTTTAATAACCTCATCTCTATGCTCCATATCACTACATTCTATTACTAGTGTTACTTCCTGCATAGTTATTCCTAAATCTCCATTATACATACTTTGTGTTATGTGAAGTATATTTGCTCTACAAGATGTTAATAATCCTAAAAGTTTTTCTACTTCTCCAAATTTGTCTTGAATTTTTACTTTAAATTGGTATCTTCTTCCTTTATTAATTAAGGCTCTATTTAATACTCTTTCAATTAAATTAATATCAATATTTCCTCCCGAAACAACTGCACATGTTTTCTTTCCCTTACAATTAACTTTTCCAGCTAAAATAGCTGCTAATGGAGTAGCTCCTGCCCCTTCTGCTACAACCTTACTCTTTTCCATTAAAAATAGTATTGCATCTGCTATTTCAGCTTCTGAAACTGTTACTACCTCATCTACATATTTTTTTACTAATTCTAGAGTCTTACATCCAACTTTTCTTACAGCTATTCCATCTGCTATTGTAGGCTTTGCACATACTTCACAACACTCTCTTTTTTTTAGAGCTTCCGTCATTGAAGCTGCATTCTCAGATTCAACTCCTATAACTTTTATTTTAGGATTAATTGATTTTATAGCTATTGCTATTCCAGCTAAAATACCTCCTCCTCCAATAGGAACTACAACTGTATCTATATCTGGAGAGTCTTCTAAAATTTCTAATCCTATAGTCCCCTGACCTGCTATTACATATTCATCATCAAATGGATGTAAAAATACTGCTCCTGTAGCCTTTTGTATTTCACATGCCTTAGCAAAGGCATCATCATATACAGATCCACATAGTACAACTTCAGCTCCATATCCCTTTGTTGCTGTAACTTTAGCTATTGGTGCTGTTTCCGGCATAACAATTGTAGATTTTATCCCTTGAGCCGTAGCACCCAAAGCTATTCCTTGAGCATGATTTCCAGCTGATGAAGCAATTACTCCTCTTTTTTTCTCATCATCAGTTAAATTTGCTATTCTATTTAATGCTCCTCTTATTTTAAATGAACCTGTCTTTTGTAAATTTTCTAATTTAAAAAATACCTTTCCTCCTAATTCTTTTTCCAATGTAGGACACTCAACTAATGGTGTTCTCTTTATTGAGTTTTGAATTGTTTCCTTAGCTTTTTTTATAGTTTCTAATGTAACTTCCATATTAATTCCTCCCTTAGTTCTATACATTTAAAAAAGTTTTCAACCACTCTTATTATGATATAATTATATTCTTTTGTTATAATTTAGTCAAATTTAAAACAATAACTAAACAAAATAAGAAGTTATAAACATCAAATAAATATATAGTAATACTTTCTATCTTATATTAAATATATTATTTTTACTATTTTTTATTTTTTTAGTAAATTTTTCGTCTTTACTATCAAAAATAGCTGTTTTTATTCTAGAGACTTTTTTGTCTTTCCATTGAACTTTACTTATTTTACTTTTTTCTTTTATATGTTTATCATTAAAATAGTTAATTTTTTAATATTATTTTACATAAAAAAAGAGAAATTCCATAGTCATAAACAACTATACAAATTTCTCTTCTTATTTACTATATTAAATAGCTCTCGTATACTCTTTTAACCACTCTTTTTCCTCTAGAGTTAAATATGGTGATACTTTTTCATATACCATCTGATGATAATTATTTAAGTACTCAATCTCTTCCTTTGAAAGTAACTCTTTTATTACCCCATCTAGATCTAATGGAGCATATGTCATTGTTTCAAACTTCATAAATTGACCAAACTCTGTTTTTTCAGCCTTTTGAACAATTAATTCATTCTCTAATCTAATTCCATGAGAACCTGCTATATATACTCCTGGTTCATTTGTTACATTCATTCCCTCTTCAAGTACCTGTGGATTATATTGAACTCTTATCCCTTGTGGTCCTTCATGAACATTTAATAAAAACCCTACCCCATGACCTGTTCCACATTTGTAATCAATTCCTATATTCCATAAAGCTTGTCTTGCTAATATATCTAAATTTGTTCCTGTAACTCCATATAAAAATTTTACTTTTGATAAATTAATCATTCCCTTTAATACTAAAGTGAAGTGTTTCTTTAACTCTTCTGAACACTCTCCTAAAACAAAAGTTCTTGTTATATCAGTAGTTCCATCAAAATATTGTCCCCCTGAATCCACTAAAAATAAATTTTTAGCTTCCAATCTTCTATCAGTCTCAGGAGTTGATTTATAGTGCATCATTGCAGCATTAGACTCATAGGCTGCAATAGTGTCAAAACTAGGCTCAATATATAGTTCTTGCTCTTTTCTAAAACTCTCTAATTTTTGAGTTGCTGACATCTCTGTAATCTCTTCTTTTCCAATACTGTTTTTTAACCAATACATAAACTTCGTTACAGCTACCCCATCTTTTACGTGTGAATTTCTTAAGTTTTCAAGCTCTACTTTATTTTTACAAGCCTTCATTATCGTACTTGGGTTTGATCTATTGATAACTTTTATCTCTGGATTTAATTTTTTGAAAATAGTATAATTCACCTTATTTAAATCCATCATAATTATATTTGAGTTTGAAACTCTTTCCATATCCTCATATATTTCAAAGTAATCTCTTACCTCTACTCCATTTTTATAAAGATATTTCTCAACCTCACTATTTAATTTTTCTTCACCTATATATAGTACTGCCTTATCTACAGTTATTGCAGCATAAGCTAAATTTACAGGATTATTTTTTACATCATTTCCTCTTATATTAAATATCCATGCTATATCATCTAATGAAGTGATTATATTTACATCACAATTTTCCTCTTCTAAGATATTTCTTACTCTAGTTAATTTTTTTTCAACACTTTCACCAGTAAATTTTTCCTCTAAAACAAAAACTTGGCTAGCTGGTAAACTTGGTCTATCTCTCCAAATCTCTCCAACTAAATCAAACTCAAAATTAAAATTAACTTTTTTATCCTTAAATTTTGCTTCAAAATTTAATACCGTATTTGTTGCTAAAACTTTTCCATCAAATCCTAAAGTTTCTCCAGATTGAATGTTATTAACAATGTATTGTATAAAAGTTGGAACTCCCTCTTCTCCCATTTTAAATAGTGTTATTCCACTTCCTTGTAATTGTTTTTCCGCTTGAATAAAATATCTTCCATCTGTCCAAAGTCCAACTTCATTTTGAGTAACTACAACTGTTCCAGCTGATCCTGTAAACCCAGATATCCACTCTCTACCTTTGAAATAATCTCCAACATATTCACTTTGATGATAATCAGCTGAAGGAATAATGTAATAATCTATACCTCTCTCCTTCATTAACTCTTTTAACTTTGCAATTCTTTCTGTAATTTTCACAGTACCACCTCTTTTATTCTACTGTAACAGATTTTGCCAGATTTCTTGGCTTATCTACATCTAATCCCTTTTCTACTGCCGTATAATATGCTAAAAGTTGTAAAGAAATATTTGCAACTGTAGGAGCCAATATATCTTCCACATCATCTATAAGTATAATTTCATCTGAAATATCTGCTACATTCTTATATTTTTCTTTTGTTAATGCTATAACATATGCTCCTCTTGCTTTAACTTCTTTAATATTAGATATTATCTTTTCAATCATATCCTCTTGTGTTGCAATAGCAACTACCATTGTTCCCTCTTCTATTAAAGCTATCGTTCCATGTTTTAACTCCCCAGCTGAGAAAGCCTCTGTATGTATATATGTAATCTCTTTCATTTTTAGAGATCCCTCTCTACCACACTTATCGTCTATACCTCTACCTATAAAAAATCCATTTCTCTTATCTTTTATCTTATTAGCTATAGCTCTTATTTGCTCTTTTTTATCAATTACTTTTTTCACCTGATCTGATAGCATATGTATTGTATCTAAATAACTCTCATATTTATTACCATCAATTAACATTTTCTTTTCCCCAAAATAAAGAGCTAGAAGATAAAATAAAGTTACTTGAGCTGTATATGCCTTTGTTGAAGCAACCGATATCTCTGGTCCAGCTAAAGTATATATTACCATATCCGCCTCTCTAGAGATAGTAGATCCCAATACATTCGTTATAGCTAATGTTGTAGCTCCTTTTTCTTTTGCCATCTTCATAGCCATCAATGTATCTAAAGTTTCTCCAGATTGACTTATGAAGATCGCTAAAGTACTTTCATCAATAAAAGGATCACTATATCTAAATTCTGAAGCTATATCTACCTCTGTTTTTATCCCAGATATTTTTTTGAAGAAATAAGCTCCTTGAAGCCCAGCATGGTAAGCAGTTCCACAAGCAACAATATAGATCTCTTTTATTTTTGATATATCTAATTTTTTTAAAGATGAAGAGAAATCAACTTTTCCATTAGTATTCATATACACATCTAAAGTTTTTTCAATTACCTCTGGTTGCTCTTCTATCTCCTTTAACATAAAGTGTGGATATCCTCCCTTATTTGCTTGTTCCATATCCCACTCTATCTTAGATATTGCCTTTTCTAATTTTTTTCCTTGAGAATCATAAACACTCACTCTATCCTTCTCAACAATCGCCATTTCACTATTATCTAAAAATATAACTTCTCTAGTATATTTTAAAATAGCTGGAACATCTGAAGCAATAAAATTCTTTCCTTTTCCTAAGCCAATAATTAGAGGACTCTCTTTTCTTACGCACACCAATCTATCTGGATTCTCTCTCTCAATTATTCCTAAAGCATAACTTCCTCTTATTCTTTCAGTTACTTTTCTTAAAGTTGATAACATATCTCCATCATAATGTTTAGAAAATAGGTGAGCTACTACTTCACTATCTGTTTGAGAGGTAAATATATATCCCTCTTTAGTTAGCTCCTCTTTTAACTCTAAATAATTTTCAATAATACCATTATGTACTACAGCAACTTTCCTATCTGAACTAAAATGAGGATGAGAATTTCCATCAGTTGGATTTCCGTGAGTTGCCCATCTAGTATGACCTATACCAATATAAGCACTCTCCTCTTTTCCTTTTAATGCGTTTCTTAAATTTTCCAATTTACCACTTTTCTTTTCAATAAAGATCTTCCCATTTTCAATGATAGCTAAACCTGCAGAGTCATATCCTCTATATTCAAGTTTACTTAACCCATCTAGGATTACCTCCATTGCTCTTTGTTCATCTCCTACATAACCAATTATTCCGCACATACGAATCCTCCTATATATATTTAATTTTCAATGTTCATAGGAGATTGCTACTTATTACCCCTTTGTCCTTTAAGTTGTCTTAAAGTTTTGTACTGGTAATGGCTGTAACCACCTCTGGAGTATCCGCCGAATTTTCGATAAACTCCAGTCCTCGTCAACTTACTTTAGAAAGAACTTTTAAAATAAAATTTCTTCTCTAAATAAGCTCTGGCGCTCTTAAATTTAATCTCCTGCTGTGTTCTATTATAACTGATAAAAAAAAGCTGGTCAAGTATTATTTTTTCCAGCTTTTATCTCCATATATTTACTTTTTTCTATCTCTTGTTGATCCAAAACCTAACTCTTCTCTATATTTAGTAACTGTTCTTCTTGCTACTATATAGCCCTTATCTTTTAAATAAATCGAAATTCTTTCATCAGATATTGGATTTTTTTTGTTTTCCTTATTTATAAGTTCTTCTATTATTTTTTTTATTTTTATTTTTTTACTATCAATTATAAATAAAGATTTTATTGAAATAATACCTTGAGGAGTGTCTAAATATTTATCTTTTATAGCTCTTGATATTGTAGATTCATGTAAGTTTAATTCTGTAGCTATATCCTTTAATATTAAAGTATGTAAAAAGTTTTCCCCTCTAAAAAAGTAATCCCTTTGTTTTTTTATAAGAAATTCTAATATTTTAGTTAGAGTTTGATATCTTTTTTCTAAACATTTTACTATATTAATAGCTGTATTTATAAATTTTTTATCACTTGCTAAGCTTTCTGAATAATATGAATTAACACTTACTTTTGGAATAACTCCCTCATTTATTTTAAAAACTAACTCTCCGTTTTTTACCTCTATTTTAGCTTCTGGCACAACATAGTTACTAGTTGTATCTATTCTATACCCTCTAGCAGGTATAGGAGTTAATGTCTTTATCAACCTTATATAATCTAGTATTTTATTTTCATCAATCTTTAATTCTTGAGCTATTATTGAATAATTTTGATTAGCTACTTCTTCCAAATAATATTCAATCAAAGTAAAAAGTTTTTCATCATATATCCCTTTATTTCTCAATTGAATTTTTAAACAATCTTTTAAATTTTCAGCTCCAATTCCTATTGGATCTAAAGTGTATATAATT from Candidatus Fusobacterium pullicola encodes:
- a CDS encoding dicarboxylate/amino acid:cation symporter, translating into MKKLGLLPRLILGLIVGIILGKVGFVPLLRLMITFNGIFGNFLQFVIPLIIIGFVAPGIGDLGKKAGKLLAITTALAYGSTIISGSVAYFANSVLLKKILPSTLGTIAENSPEAGLLSGYITVEMPPIMGVMTALLMAFILGIGIAIVEGTTIKNFMNEIQTIVEKIITNIIIPFLPLYVAGIFANMTYAGEIVKIMSVFAKVFGIIIILHYIILLIQYTVAGTLSSANSIVLIRKMLPAYFTAIGTQSSAATIPVTLRQTKENGVNDGIADFTIPLCATIHLSGSTITLVSCSMAVMMLNGMPITFSGMFGFILMLGVTMVAAPGVPGGAVMAALGLLESMLGFGPELQSLMIALYLTQDSFGTACNVTGDGAIAIMVNKIAGFKLGKKVENRTE
- a CDS encoding threonine ammonia-lyase, translating into MEVTLETIKKAKETIQNSIKRTPLVECPTLEKELGGKVFFKLENLQKTGSFKIRGALNRIANLTDDEKKRGVIASSAGNHAQGIALGATAQGIKSTIVMPETAPIAKVTATKGYGAEVVLCGSVYDDAFAKACEIQKATGAVFLHPFDDEYVIAGQGTIGLEILEDSPDIDTVVVPIGGGGILAGIAIAIKSINPKIKVIGVESENAASMTEALKKRECCEVCAKPTIADGIAVRKVGCKTLELVKKYVDEVVTVSEAEIADAILFLMEKSKVVAEGAGATPLAAILAGKVNCKGKKTCAVVSGGNIDINLIERVLNRALINKGRRYQFKVKIQDKFGEVEKLLGLLTSCRANILHITQSMYNGDLGITMQEVTLVIECSDMEHRDEVIKKIKEAGYEMK
- a CDS encoding aminopeptidase P family protein, whose amino-acid sequence is MKITERIAKLKELMKERGIDYYIIPSADYHQSEYVGDYFKGREWISGFTGSAGTVVVTQNEVGLWTDGRYFIQAEKQLQGSGITLFKMGEEGVPTFIQYIVNNIQSGETLGFDGKVLATNTVLNFEAKFKDKKVNFNFEFDLVGEIWRDRPSLPASQVFVLEEKFTGESVEKKLTRVRNILEEENCDVNIITSLDDIAWIFNIRGNDVKNNPVNLAYAAITVDKAVLYIGEEKLNSEVEKYLYKNGVEVRDYFEIYEDMERVSNSNIIMMDLNKVNYTIFKKLNPEIKVINRSNPSTIMKACKNKVELENLRNSHVKDGVAVTKFMYWLKNSIGKEEITEMSATQKLESFRKEQELYIEPSFDTIAAYESNAAMMHYKSTPETDRRLEAKNLFLVDSGGQYFDGTTDITRTFVLGECSEELKKHFTLVLKGMINLSKVKFLYGVTGTNLDILARQALWNIGIDYKCGTGHGVGFLLNVHEGPQGIRVQYNPQVLEEGMNVTNEPGVYIAGSHGIRLENELIVQKAEKTEFGQFMKFETMTYAPLDLDGVIKELLSKEEIEYLNNYHQMVYEKVSPYLTLEEKEWLKEYTRAI
- the glmS gene encoding glutamine--fructose-6-phosphate transaminase (isomerizing); translation: MCGIIGYVGDEQRAMEVILDGLSKLEYRGYDSAGLAIIENGKIFIEKKSGKLENLRNALKGKEESAYIGIGHTRWATHGNPTDGNSHPHFSSDRKVAVVHNGIIENYLELKEELTKEGYIFTSQTDSEVVAHLFSKHYDGDMLSTLRKVTERIRGSYALGIIERENPDRLVCVRKESPLIIGLGKGKNFIASDVPAILKYTREVIFLDNSEMAIVEKDRVSVYDSQGKKLEKAISKIEWDMEQANKGGYPHFMLKEIEEQPEVIEKTLDVYMNTNGKVDFSSSLKKLDISKIKEIYIVACGTAYHAGLQGAYFFKKISGIKTEVDIASEFRYSDPFIDESTLAIFISQSGETLDTLMAMKMAKEKGATTLAITNVLGSTISREADMVIYTLAGPEISVASTKAYTAQVTLFYLLALYFGEKKMLIDGNKYESYLDTIHMLSDQVKKVIDKKEQIRAIANKIKDKRNGFFIGRGIDDKCGREGSLKMKEITYIHTEAFSAGELKHGTIALIEEGTMVVAIATQEDMIEKIISNIKEVKARGAYVIALTKEKYKNVADISDEIILIDDVEDILAPTVANISLQLLAYYTAVEKGLDVDKPRNLAKSVTVE
- the rpoN gene encoding RNA polymerase factor sigma-54, with the translated sequence MDFSLKLKQETKLVLTQEMKISMNILQMSSSQLREYLEKEATINPAIEISYSTFSTKGVSEEEYSPLDFVTKEETLFDYLEEQIGYLQLSKKIKKICIFIVNNLDSRGYLAISKVELKKLLKINMQELNEAFEIIYTLDPIGIGAENLKDCLKIQLRNKGIYDEKLFTLIEYYLEEVANQNYSIIAQELKIDENKILDYIRLIKTLTPIPARGYRIDTTSNYVVPEAKIEVKNGELVFKINEGVIPKVSVNSYYSESLASDKKFINTAINIVKCLEKRYQTLTKILEFLIKKQRDYFFRGENFLHTLILKDIATELNLHESTISRAIKDKYLDTPQGIISIKSLFIIDSKKIKIKKIIEELINKENKKNPISDERISIYLKDKGYIVARRTVTKYREELGFGSTRDRKK